A portion of the Bdellovibrio bacteriovorus genome contains these proteins:
- a CDS encoding response regulator has protein sequence MMMEIVKESLFLEKTKILIVDDHKENILALSELIANPDLEILTAQRPEDALAHLLDHDFALALLDVQMPEITGFELAQLIRGVHKTRHLPVIFVTAQQQDQSILFQGYESGAVDLLFKPLDPHIVRSKVRTFIELDKQNKLLKAKMDEVEFLRQKAEQANMAKSQFLANMSHEIRTPLASVLGFSDVLTQDDLDEQERRDSVSAIRRNGELLLRLIDDILDLSKIEAHQLHFMRSDFVLGELIADVESTLSLKANDKGIDLIIETSANLDRVYNSDFARVKQILLNVIGNAIKFTDKGSVTVQLFVSAAKGTSDTKVDRLVFEVVDTGIGISQEQGQKLFQPFSQADLSTRKRFGGTGLGLVISRQLARSLNGDLKLISSEFGKGSFFEISMEFEHGRNVESPKAEKKSEAPTKKLNLSGKTILVVDDVSDNRLLIERYMQATQAEIILASNGLDAIEITSKNNPDLILMDIQMPEMDGYETVRRIREQGFTKPIIALTAHAMKEEGEKCLDAGCTAVLTKPARRQDLMARISEVLNVH, from the coding sequence ATGATGATGGAAATAGTGAAAGAGAGTTTATTCTTGGAAAAAACAAAGATCCTCATCGTCGACGATCACAAAGAGAATATTCTGGCTCTGTCTGAACTTATCGCCAATCCTGATCTTGAGATATTAACTGCTCAACGTCCAGAAGACGCTTTAGCTCATCTTTTAGATCATGACTTCGCCTTGGCCCTTTTAGATGTGCAAATGCCAGAAATCACCGGCTTTGAATTAGCCCAACTTATCCGTGGCGTTCATAAAACACGTCACTTACCGGTGATCTTTGTAACTGCTCAGCAACAAGATCAAAGTATTTTGTTCCAAGGTTATGAAAGTGGCGCGGTTGATTTACTTTTTAAGCCCTTAGATCCGCACATCGTTCGCAGCAAAGTACGCACCTTCATTGAGCTTGATAAGCAAAATAAATTGCTCAAAGCAAAAATGGACGAGGTGGAGTTCTTGCGCCAAAAAGCGGAGCAAGCAAATATGGCGAAAAGCCAGTTCTTAGCGAACATGTCCCATGAAATTCGCACGCCGCTGGCGTCGGTTTTAGGTTTTTCAGATGTTCTTACTCAAGATGACTTAGACGAACAGGAACGTCGTGACTCAGTTTCAGCGATTCGTCGTAATGGGGAACTGTTATTGCGGTTGATTGACGATATTTTGGATCTTTCTAAAATCGAAGCTCATCAGTTGCACTTTATGCGCTCTGATTTTGTTTTGGGTGAGTTGATCGCGGATGTAGAATCAACCTTAAGCTTAAAAGCTAACGATAAAGGTATTGATCTGATCATCGAAACTTCGGCGAACTTAGACCGTGTTTACAATTCGGACTTTGCGCGCGTAAAACAGATCTTACTGAATGTCATCGGGAACGCGATTAAATTTACCGACAAGGGTTCGGTGACCGTACAACTTTTTGTTTCGGCGGCTAAAGGCACTTCTGATACAAAAGTGGATCGCTTGGTCTTTGAAGTCGTCGATACCGGAATTGGGATTTCCCAAGAACAAGGGCAAAAGCTTTTCCAACCCTTTTCTCAAGCAGATCTGTCGACACGGAAACGCTTTGGCGGTACGGGTTTAGGTCTGGTGATTTCTCGCCAATTAGCAAGATCCCTTAACGGGGATTTAAAACTTATTTCTTCTGAATTCGGCAAAGGCTCGTTCTTTGAAATCTCAATGGAATTTGAACATGGCCGAAATGTCGAGTCGCCAAAGGCCGAAAAAAAATCGGAAGCTCCGACAAAAAAGTTAAATCTTTCCGGCAAAACGATCTTGGTTGTCGATGACGTCAGCGACAATCGTCTTTTGATTGAACGCTATATGCAAGCTACTCAAGCCGAAATCATCTTAGCTTCAAATGGGCTTGATGCCATTGAAATCACTTCAAAGAATAATCCAGATTTAATTCTTATGGATATCCAGATGCCAGAGATGGATGGTTACGAAACAGTTCGTCGTATTCGCGAGCAAGGTTTCACTAAACCGATCATCGCTTTAACCGCTCACGCAATGAAAGAGGAAGGCGAAAAGTGCCTAGATGCGGGATGCACGGCGGTATTAACAAAACCCGCTCGTCGTCAAGATTTAATGGCGCGAATCTCTGAAGTTCTTAACGTTCACTAA